Proteins encoded together in one Centropristis striata isolate RG_2023a ecotype Rhode Island chromosome 6, C.striata_1.0, whole genome shotgun sequence window:
- the LOC131972977 gene encoding probable E3 ubiquitin-protein ligase HERC3, with protein MKKTIHISCGKDHTAVLTKDGAVFTFGSGQYGQLGHNSFSNEPRPRLVAELWGSKVTKFACGRNHTLVMTDSKRLYSFGCGEQGQLGHGEETHPSVPLPVHLPQGHIQHISTDSKYNISWDGAEVDLDPQNPEKPVRDQNKYDSESVCDL; from the exons ATGAAGAAAACCATTCACATTTCCTGTGGAAAGGACCACACTGCTGTTTTAACAAAG GATGGAGCAGTGTTTACATTTGGCTCTGGTCAGTATGGACAGCTTGGCCACAACTCATTCAGCAACGAGCCACGACCTCGGCTTGTTGCAGAGCtctgggggtcaaaggtcaccaagTTTGCATGTGGACG AAATCACACGCTGGTGATGACAGACTCAAAGAGGCTCTACTCCTTTGGATGTGGAGAGCAGGGCCAGCTGGGACATGGAGAGGAGACTCATCCCTCTGTGCCGCTACCTGTTCACCTGCCACAAGGTCACATTCAACATATATCAACTGATTCAAAATACAAT ATCAGCTGGGACGGTGCAGAGGTTGACCTTGATCCCCAGAATCCTGAGAAGCCAGTGAGGGATCAGAATAAGTACGACTCAGAGTCTGTCTGTGACCTGTAG
- the LOC131972758 gene encoding probable E3 ubiquitin-protein ligase HERC4 — MFTWGEDSQRGFRIKNGSNISESPAEDGVHHLQLGYHITALSAAHSLLAFIKRNGNSFIIRTNESKDGGRVRGKQKFVKECKEKIQAVSCGDDVVTLLSERGKVLCVDPTRSYIARPLEALSQIAVCQVACGSQHSVALTKDGQVYTWGQDSRGQLGLGKRKPGTSSPQHLRCLSAIPLVQIAAGGEQSLALSVSGGVFSWGRNHCGQLGLGHMTDRHTPTPVHNLNMKKTIHISCGKDHTAVLTKDGAVFTFGSGQYGQLGHNSFSNEPRPRLVAELWGAKVTRIACGRHHTLVMTDSKRLYSFGCGEQGQLGHGEETHPSVPLPVHLPQDTTDDLNIRNIFAGGNCSYATCTANEDIHEEAHTDRVNNVTQHCLDDVIDRWTSECDPKSWKKIQQEIHRMFSSASCLNGSFLKKSKDQHFQTSPKYSGLDLSLARHAFKKLVKKDRVFAEVEAAVLHLLPSLEEQPVGVEGLRVYLLLTELLHVIQRLKRQQNSTKLAEAVAAAVLNLSADNLQIVGDWWSLLSPSTKLKHIKVWKQAFSVILSSDPVPRNPGVRNLLLILQSMYNVNSRTAEPRKMPESVFHLSIDKDFLQEDLEHWRQSQSQRRNAHAEPLILCSFPALMDLESKKSAFDLNAEFSKREASSPVPSYWDLFSPTPELWLHFRLALRRESVLEDTFKLLAAHQSNYKLPLLVVFDSSYKEDDRPLYIKDFFYDVFHELVSAESGMFMFNDSKRLAWFPSNAKQEEQKYFLCGVLCGLALYHQHIIHFPFPLALFKKLLGVKPSLQDMIEFSPSVGRSLLNILKDEDEDTGLDFSIFWDGAEVELDPKNPGKPVTGQNKKEFVDAYVHHVFNASVEGVFQEFRRGFFQVCERDLVKLFKPEELQQVLVGQDFTDWAKLKQNTDYEGEYQTSPPHPTIQMFWEVFDELTEDQKKAFLWFVTGFDRVPIVGMGDIRMKVKVKKAQDLSYDQDNPETHTCFSTLELPLYSTKEILRTKLTEALSRNRKLRCIGTGL, encoded by the exons ATGTTTACATGGGGAGAGGACAGTCAGCGGGGCTTCAGGATCAAAAATGGCTCAAACATCAGCGAGAGTCCAGCAGAGGACGGGGTCCATCACCTCCAGCTGGGATATCACATCACGGCTCTGTCTGCAGCTCACAGCCTGCTGGCTTTTATCAAAAGGAATGGAAACTCCTTCATCATCCGCACTAATGAGAGTAAAGACGGCGGCAGAGTCCGAGGGAAACAAA AGTTTGTGAAGGAGTGTAAAGAGAAGATCCAGGCTGTTAGCTGTGGTGATGATGTGGTCACACTGCTGTCTGAGAGAGGGAAAGTTCTCTGTGTGGACCCAACTCGTTCCTACATTGCAAG GCCGCTGGAAGCTTTGTCTCAGATAGCAGTTTGTCAGGTTGCTTGTGGGAGCCAGCATTCAGTCGCCCTGACCAAAG ATGGTCAGGTGTATACGTGGGGCCAGGACTCCAGGGGCCAGCTGGGTCTGGGGAAGAGGAAGCCTGGTACCAGTTCACCCCAACACCTCCGATGTCTGTCAGCGATCCCCCTGGTCCAGATcgctgcaggaggagagcagagcttggccctctctgtctctggagGTGTGTTCAGCTGGGGCAGGAACCACTGTGGACAGCTGGGCCTGGGACACATGACAG ACAGACATACACCAACTCCTGTTCATAACCTGAACATGAAGAAAACCATTCACATTTCCTGTGGAAAGGACCACACTGCTGTTTTAACAAAG GATGGAGCAGTGTTTACATTTGGCTCTGGTCAGTATGGACAGCTTGGCCACAACTCATTCAGCAACGAGCCACGACCTCGGCTTGTTGCAGAGCTCTGGGGGGCAAAGGTCACCAGGATTGCATGTGGACG acatcACACGCTGGTGATGACAGACTCAAAGAGGCTCTACTCCTTTGGATGTGGAGAGCAGGGCCAGCTGGGACATGGAGAGGAGACTCATCCCTCTGTGCCGCTACCTGTTCACCTGCCACAAG ACACCACTGATGATCTGAACATTAGAAACATCTTCGCAGGAGGAAACTGTTCATATGCAACATGCACGGCTAATGAG GACATTCATGAGGAGGCTCACACCGACAGGGTCAACAATGTCACACAGCATTGTCTTGATGATGTGATTGACAGATGGACCTCAGAATGTGATccaaagtcatggaaaaagattCAACA GGAAATTCACAGGATGTTTTCTTCTGCATCCTGTTTGAATGGCAGCTTCCTAAAGAAAAG CAAAGATCAACATTTCCAAACTTCACCAAAGTACTCTGGCTTGGACTTGTCACTAGCACGACACGCTTTCAAGAAACTGGTAAAGAAGGACCGTGTTTTTGCAGAG GTTGAGGCGGCTGTCCTGCACCTGCTTCCCTCTCTTGAGGAGCAGCCAGTGGGAGTGGAGGGCTTGAGGGTCTACCTGCTCCTCACTGAGCTCCTGCATGTCATCCAGAGACTCAAACGGCAGCAAAACAGCACAAAGCTTGCTGAGGCGGTTGCAGCTGCTGTACTAAACTTGTCAGCTGACAACCTGCAGATCGTAG GAGACTGGTGGTCCTTATTGTCACCTTCCACCAAGCTAAAACACATCAAGGTGTGGAAGCAGGCCTTCTCAGTGATCCTGTCCTCAGACCCTGTTCCTCGCAACCCTGGAGTCAGAAACCTGCTTCTAATCCTCCAGTCCATGTACAAC GTCAACAGCAGGACTGCAGAACCTCGAAAGATGCCAGAAAGCGTTTTTCATTTGTCGATTGACAAGGACTTCCTCCAAGAGGACCTGGAGCATTGGCGTCAGTCACAGTCACAAcgcagg AATGCACATGCCGAGCCTCTTATACTCTGTAGCTTTCCTGCTCTGATGGATCTGGAATCAAAGAAATCTGCATTTGACCTGAATGCTGAATTCTCCAAG AGGGAAGCTTCTAGTCCTGTCCCCTCCTACTGGGATCTTTTTTCTCCTACCCCGGAGCTTTGGCTGCACTTCAGACTGGCCCTGAGACGAGAATCAGTGTTGGAAGACACCTTTAAACTACTGGCTGCTCATCAGAGCAAttacaagcttccacttttg GTCGTTTTTGATAGCAGCTATAAAGAGGATGATAGACCACTCTACATAAAGGACTTTTTTTATGATGTGTTCCACGAGTTGGTGTCAGCTGAATCAGGGATGTTCATGTTCAACGACTCCAAAAGGCTGGCTTGGTTCCCCTCTAAC GCAAAACAGGAGGAGCAGAAATACTTCCTGTGTGGAGTTCTGTGTGGATTGGCTTTGTACCACCAGCACATCATCCACTTCCCCTTCCCCTTGGCTCTGTTCAAGAAGCTGCTCGGTGTAAAGCCTTCACTACAGGACATGATAGAATTCAGCCCAAGTGTGGGGAG GAGTCTGCTGAACATCCTAAAAGACGAAGATGAAGACACGGGTTTGGACTTTTCT ATCTTCTGGGATGGGGCAGAGGTTGAACTTGATCCTAAAAATCCTGGAAAGCCAGTGACAGGTCAAAACAA GAAGGAGTTTGTGGACGCCTATGTGCATCATGTCTTCAACGCGTCAGTGGAGGGTGTGTTTCAGGAGTTCAGGCGAGGCTTCTTCCAGGTGTGTGAGCGGGATTTGGTGAAGCTGTTCAAgccagaggagctgcagcaggtgCTGGTGGGCCAAGACTTCACTGACTGGGCAAAGCTGAAACAG AACACAGATTATGAGGGGGAGTACCAAACCAGCCCACCACACCCCACCATACAGATGTTCTGGGAGGTTTTTGATGAACTAACGGAGGATCAGAAGAAAGCTTTCCTTT